The Granulicella sp. 5B5 nucleotide sequence GACAACCTCGACTGGACCAAAGCGATGATCAAGAAGGAGCTGCTCACCTCGCAGTTCGGCCAGACGCTGGGCAACGAGGTCATCACCGAGTGGGACCCGCAGGTGCAGAAGGCGCTGACCTACATGCCCGAGGCACTCGCGCTCGAAGACCACAAGCTGCCCTCCGAACAGAAGACGGAGACAGCGCAGGTGATCAAGCACTAGCATGTTCGAAGCAAACAGAAAGGCCGCGCTCTCGGGCGCGGCCTTTCTGTTTGTAGCGATGTCTTATGGAGCGGGAGACCGGGATCGAACCGGCGACATTCAGCTTGGGAAGCTGACGTTCTGCCACTGAACTACTCCCGCTCAACAGAGACGATTATAGCGCCCGCGAGCTCCGCATGCCATCACTGCTTGTCCTGCTCGGCAAAGCTCTTCTTCGCCGGGTCAGGCTGTGATGCGCGGGGGACCTCGCGTGTGGCAATTCCTATGACGTTCGTATCATCAGTGAGCGCGACGACGCTGTGGTCGGCGGTGTTGAGCTTCACGTCGGAGAACGTCCAGTTCTTCGCATCGTCGATGTGGCCCGCCGCCTGCGCCTGCACATCCCAGTGGTCGAGCCGCACGTTGTAGACCGGCGCGTTGGGGTACGCGTCCACCTCAAAGACTGTCTTCGCGCCCGTGGCGTGGATGTTCCAGATGTGGACATCGTGCACGTGCGCGATGCCCTTCTCCGCAGGAACAACCGTCGTGAGCGTCTTGTAGTAGCTGGGATAGCCGGTCATGCCCGCGGGGATCGTCGCATAGCTGTAGCTGGGGTTCCAGTTCATGGTGATGCGCAGAACCACCGGCGTGTTCACCATGGTGAAGTCGTGCAGACGGATGTTCTCCGCAAAGCCGCCGCGTGTGTGTGCGGACTTGAAGAGGATGCCGACCGGCACATGCTCGATGGTGGTGATGTTCCAGGCCTCGATGTTGCGGAAGCCACCGGAGGTCTCCGATCCGAAGGTGACACCCGCCGCGCCAGAGCGCACTACGTTGTCGTGAAGCTTGATGTCTTCGGTGGGACGGTTGACGCGTAGGCCGTCAGAGTCGCGGCCCGCCTTGAGGCACAGCGCATCGTCGTTCACGGAGATGTCCGCGTGCATCACTTCAATGTGCTTCGAGCTATCGATGTCGATGCCGTCAGTGGACGGACCGCGGCCGCCGATGTTGTTGCGGATCGTCACGCCATCCACGACAACATCGTGCGAGTAGCAGATATGCACCGTCCAGAAGCCCGAACGATGCAGGTTGAGACCGCCGCCCAGCCGTACCTTCGACGAGTCGAAGATCTGGATCAGCCTCGGGCGCTTGTCGTCGTAGTCCGAAGCCCAGCGCAGGCCCTTGGGCTCGTCAATCTTGCGCAGCGCCCAGTAGCTGTCCCAGAAGACCTTGCCGTTGCCGTCGATGGTGCCTTCGCCGGTTATGGTCGCGCCTGTCTGTTTGTAGACGTTGATGAGCGCGGAGGGCCACGTCATCTCGATGCCCGCAACGCGCGTTGGGCGCTCCGGGTAGTCCTTGATGTCCTGCGAGCCCATCAACGTGACGCCCTTGTCGATGCGCAGCGTCACGCCCGACTTTACGAAGAGCGAGCCGGTGAGGTACGTGCCGTCGGGAAAGATGACGGTGCCGCCGTGCTTCGCCGCCGCGTCGATGGCGCTCTGGATCGCGGCGGTGTCCATCGTTGTGCCGCCAGGCTTTGCGCCGTACTTATCGACCGAGAAGGTCTTCTGCGCGGAGGCACCGAGCGCGAGGCTGCAAAGAACGAGCGTGCAGAGTGACTTCATTGTGCGGACTCCGTGACGAGGTGAATTGTGCCCAGGATGCCGCTGGAGATGGACTTGACCTTGTCGAGGTCCTGCATCTGGAAGCGGTCGCCATACTTGGCGATGAGCGGCTTGTAGTCATGCGGCGGCAGCGCGGACCACGCGTTGAGCGCCGTGTTGAAGACGCGGATCTCAATATGGTTCACACCGGGTTTAAGCAGCTTTGAGACATCGAGCCGATACGGTGGATGCCACAGCGCGCCCGCCGGCTGGCCGTTGATGACCACGAGCGCGGCCTCGCGAATGGGCGGCTCGAAGTACGCGTGCATACCGGGGCCGGGGGGCGTGATGAGCGGGTTCGGTAGACCGTTTGAGCCAAGCACTGGGTGCTCCGGCGGCGAGTTCGGCGCGCCCGGCAGCGCGGTGCCGCCATCGACTGCGAGATAGACTGGCGCGTGCGGCAGCTTCGTGAGCGTCACGTCGCGCGTGTAGTCCACCTCGCCGGAGTAGTGCACTGTGGCAGGATCGGTTGTCCAGTCCGTGAGCGTGTGCTCTTCGCTTGATTTGCTAAGGCTGGTGAAATCGACCTTCCAGTTTTCGGTGATGTCGACAAGCTGCTTGTCAGCTTCTGCTGATGCAGTATGTGGGCTTGCCGCGTCGCTGAAGACGTAGAGTGCAGACCCGTACGGTGCGAGGTTGATCTTCTCGTTCTCCGCGCTGACAGCAGCGATGGCGCGGCCCGTCTCCGGGCTCCACTGTGCACCGTGGCTGAAATATGTTGCGAAAGCTGCATCCGCGTTGACCGGCTCGTTGCTCGTGTTCACCACGTAGTAGACATCAGCCTGCGTGAGCTTACGGCGGATGAAGCCGATCGCGTTCTTCGCAGCATCGTCCGCATTCGTGAGC carries:
- a CDS encoding glycosyl hydrolase family 28 protein: MKSLCTLVLCSLALGASAQKTFSVDKYGAKPGGTTMDTAAIQSAIDAAAKHGGTVIFPDGTYLTGSLFVKSGVTLRIDKGVTLMGSQDIKDYPERPTRVAGIEMTWPSALINVYKQTGATITGEGTIDGNGKVFWDSYWALRKIDEPKGLRWASDYDDKRPRLIQIFDSSKVRLGGGLNLHRSGFWTVHICYSHDVVVDGVTIRNNIGGRGPSTDGIDIDSSKHIEVMHADISVNDDALCLKAGRDSDGLRVNRPTEDIKLHDNVVRSGAAGVTFGSETSGGFRNIEAWNITTIEHVPVGILFKSAHTRGGFAENIRLHDFTMVNTPVVLRITMNWNPSYSYATIPAGMTGYPSYYKTLTTVVPAEKGIAHVHDVHIWNIHATGAKTVFEVDAYPNAPVYNVRLDHWDVQAQAAGHIDDAKNWTFSDVKLNTADHSVVALTDDTNVIGIATREVPRASQPDPAKKSFAEQDKQ